A window of the Synechococcus sp. JA-3-3Ab genome harbors these coding sequences:
- a CDS encoding phycocyanobilin:ferredoxin oxidoreductase: MFTAPALQAQLHPLIQRLSEAILSIWGSHLSLAPYALPAELGYVEGRLEGEKLQIENRCYQGDPFRKLHLELAQAGQSLDILHCVMFPQPQYPLPLFGCDIVAGRGQVSAAIVDLSPVTPTLPDPYIQELEALGAHLAPFQNRRQLPPWGTIFSPYCLFIRPGDEAEADRFLYFACRYLEIHCRLAQQIPPQTDPVQILAHYQGQQRYCSQQQQNDRTRRVLEKAFGPAWAERYLSTVLFDLPPSP; the protein is encoded by the coding sequence ATGTTCACCGCCCCTGCTCTGCAAGCGCAACTGCATCCCCTCATCCAGCGCCTTTCGGAGGCGATTCTGAGCATTTGGGGATCCCACCTCAGCCTGGCTCCCTATGCCCTGCCGGCGGAGCTGGGCTATGTGGAGGGCCGCCTGGAAGGCGAGAAACTGCAGATCGAAAACCGCTGCTACCAAGGGGATCCCTTTCGCAAGCTGCACCTGGAGCTGGCCCAGGCCGGGCAAAGCCTGGATATCCTCCACTGCGTCATGTTTCCGCAGCCGCAGTACCCGCTGCCGCTGTTTGGCTGTGACATTGTGGCCGGCCGCGGCCAGGTGAGCGCCGCCATCGTCGATCTCTCGCCGGTCACCCCCACTTTGCCGGATCCCTACATTCAAGAGCTGGAAGCCTTGGGAGCTCATCTCGCCCCTTTCCAAAACCGGCGCCAGTTGCCGCCGTGGGGGACGATTTTTTCTCCCTACTGCCTGTTCATCCGGCCCGGCGATGAGGCGGAAGCCGACCGCTTTTTGTATTTTGCCTGCCGTTACCTGGAAATCCACTGCCGGCTGGCGCAACAGATCCCCCCGCAGACAGATCCTGTCCAGATCCTGGCCCACTACCAAGGGCAGCAGCGCTACTGCAGCCAACAACAGCAAAACGACCGCACCCGCCGCGTTTTGGAAAAAGCTTTTGGCCCCGCCTGGGCCGAGCGCTACCTGAGCACCGTCCTTTTCGATTTGCCCCCCAGTCCTTAG
- a CDS encoding universal stress protein, whose protein sequence is MPRFENIIAAIDGTGPTEQMVHTLLSLPAFAQCHVTLLHAVPSQTSAEEMRAAWQKGQELLAQTLQTFPPRPGLKISTQLVEGDPKVVVLQVAESLPNPLIVMGSRGRNRIMAILQNSVSQYVFQLASCPMLLVKDDAYVKYPSHVMVALNNSPAAQAAFATALDLVAGIPGAQIFLASVQLDADAQARDEVLDKAIATLKSRQISHRVFTAVGDPGTEIVRLAEESKADLLVMGSPDRRPSIARSIPDLDRLLGRSISDYVRVHIGCPVLMVRSAQD, encoded by the coding sequence ATGCCTCGCTTTGAAAACATCATTGCCGCCATCGACGGCACTGGCCCCACCGAGCAGATGGTGCATACTCTCCTGTCCTTGCCGGCCTTTGCCCAGTGCCATGTGACGCTGCTGCATGCGGTGCCTTCCCAGACCTCTGCCGAGGAGATGCGGGCTGCCTGGCAAAAGGGGCAGGAGCTATTGGCCCAGACGCTGCAGACCTTTCCCCCGCGACCTGGGCTGAAGATCAGCACCCAACTGGTGGAAGGGGATCCCAAGGTGGTGGTGCTGCAGGTGGCTGAATCTCTACCCAATCCACTGATTGTCATGGGATCGCGGGGGCGCAACCGCATCATGGCCATTTTGCAGAACTCGGTAAGCCAATACGTGTTCCAGCTTGCCTCCTGCCCCATGCTGCTGGTCAAAGACGACGCCTACGTCAAATACCCCAGCCACGTCATGGTGGCCCTCAACAACTCCCCCGCCGCCCAGGCCGCCTTTGCCACGGCCCTGGATCTAGTGGCCGGCATCCCGGGAGCCCAGATTTTCCTAGCCTCTGTGCAACTGGATGCCGATGCCCAAGCGCGGGACGAGGTTCTGGATAAAGCCATTGCCACTCTCAAAAGCCGCCAAATCAGCCATCGGGTGTTCACGGCGGTCGGGGATCCGGGCACCGAGATTGTCCGATTGGCAGAAGAAAGCAAAGCCGACCTGCTGGTGATGGGATCCCCAGATCGCCGGCCCAGCATTGCCCGCAGCATCCCCGATTTGGATCGCCTGCTGGGGCGCTCCATCTCCGACTATGTGCGGGTGCACATCGGCTGCCCCGTGCTGATGGTGCGCTCTGCTCAAGACTAG
- the prmA gene encoding 50S ribosomal protein L11 methyltransferase gives MLSPAQAPDPGGAWWALNIIASPAQEDQIFWRLESFGCQGMASQAHGEDRISIHAYLPWFRATLLDLAALALRLRQDALVAGQPIPKLRWERIEAEDWSNSWKQHWQPEPVGDKLLICPAWLDPPPHPGRLLLRLDPGMAFGTGTHPTTQLCLEALEMRLGAGTEGVTVADVGCGSGILSVAAALLGAKRVFAVDIDPLAVQATLHNRDLNGLTDRIVVAQGSLEHIPEMVDGLVCNILTDVILDMIPEFGLVVKKGGWLILSGILLEQAKLVAEMLEANEWAVAALWRRGEWCCLNARMT, from the coding sequence CTGCTCTCGCCTGCCCAAGCGCCGGATCCCGGTGGGGCCTGGTGGGCTCTCAACATCATCGCTTCCCCTGCCCAGGAGGATCAGATCTTTTGGCGGCTGGAGAGCTTTGGCTGTCAGGGCATGGCCAGCCAGGCTCATGGCGAAGATCGAATCAGCATTCACGCCTATTTGCCCTGGTTCCGCGCCACCCTTTTGGATTTGGCCGCTCTGGCGCTGCGCCTGCGGCAAGACGCCCTTGTGGCTGGCCAGCCCATCCCCAAACTGCGCTGGGAACGCATAGAAGCGGAGGATTGGAGCAACAGTTGGAAGCAGCACTGGCAGCCCGAGCCAGTTGGGGACAAGCTGCTCATCTGTCCGGCCTGGCTGGATCCCCCCCCCCATCCCGGTCGTCTCCTGTTGCGGCTGGATCCGGGCATGGCCTTTGGCACGGGCACGCACCCCACCACCCAGCTCTGCCTGGAGGCTTTGGAGATGCGCCTGGGGGCGGGCACAGAGGGGGTAACAGTGGCCGATGTGGGCTGTGGATCGGGCATTTTGTCGGTGGCGGCGGCTCTTTTGGGGGCAAAGCGGGTGTTTGCGGTGGACATCGACCCGCTGGCGGTGCAGGCCACGCTCCACAACCGCGACCTCAACGGCCTCACCGATCGCATTGTGGTGGCCCAGGGGAGCCTCGAGCACATTCCCGAGATGGTGGACGGGCTGGTGTGCAACATTCTGACGGACGTGATCCTGGATATGATCCCAGAGTTTGGCCTGGTGGTGAAAAAGGGGGGGTGGCTGATCCTCAGCGGTATCCTCCTCGAGCAGGCCAAGTTGGTGGCGGAGATGTTGGAGGCCAACGAATGGGCGGTGGCAGCCCTCTGGCGACGGGGAGAATGGTGCTGTCTGAACGCACGCATGACCTGA
- a CDS encoding YqiA/YcfP family alpha/beta fold hydrolase: MAVIYLHGFGSGPQSAKATFFRQRLQQLGIPLQVPDLNQGNFAQLTLTRQIRQVSEQLAQMGHPPVTLIGSSLGGLVAAWVAEQQPCVQRLVLLAPAFGFLGHWLPRLGAEAVETWQRTGQLMVFHYGEGRPLPLEYGFVADAQRYPDGALRRPVPTLIVHGIQDDTIPIQASRDYVARRPWAQLVAVESDHALTDVLDPIWQITSRFCGWGMETGQYGC; the protein is encoded by the coding sequence GTGGCGGTCATCTACTTGCACGGATTCGGCTCTGGGCCTCAATCGGCTAAGGCTACTTTTTTCCGGCAGCGGCTGCAGCAGCTTGGGATCCCTCTGCAGGTGCCCGATCTCAACCAGGGCAACTTTGCCCAGCTTACCTTGACCCGCCAGATCCGGCAGGTTTCTGAGCAGTTGGCGCAAATGGGCCATCCTCCCGTTACCCTTATTGGTTCGAGCTTGGGGGGACTGGTGGCCGCCTGGGTGGCCGAGCAGCAACCCTGCGTGCAGCGTCTGGTGCTCTTGGCACCGGCCTTTGGCTTTCTGGGCCATTGGCTGCCGCGGCTGGGGGCAGAGGCGGTGGAGACTTGGCAGCGAACCGGACAACTCATGGTGTTTCACTACGGAGAAGGCCGCCCTCTCCCTTTGGAGTACGGCTTTGTTGCCGATGCCCAACGCTACCCGGATGGGGCGTTGCGCCGGCCTGTGCCCACCCTGATTGTGCATGGGATCCAAGACGACACCATCCCCATTCAAGCCAGCCGAGACTATGTGGCCCGTCGCCCCTGGGCCCAACTGGTGGCGGTGGAGAGTGACCACGCCCTGACGGATGTGTTGGATCCCATCTGGCAGATCACCAGCCGCTTCTGCGGGTGGGGGATGGAGACGGGGCAGTATGGTTGTTAA
- the hisS gene encoding histidine--tRNA ligase, whose translation MEMIQAVRGTRDILPQEVRLWQQVEASAREILGRANYQEIRTPILELTELFARSIGSATDVVGKEMYSFSTRGEQEVSLRPENTAGVVRAYIQHGLQVAGDVQRLWYCGPMFRYERPQAGRQRQFHQLGVELLGSRDPRADAEVIALAWDLLRAVGAENLTLRLNSLGDPQDRRAYRQALVDYLTPLKEELDLDSQERLVRNPLRILDSKDPHTRTIAEQGPKLPDYLSADSRAFFEQVQAHLQALDIPYELDPYLVRGLDYYTHTAFEIVSPELGSQSTVCGGGRYDGLVEELGGPPTPAVGWAIGLERLVLLLQKKQQEIPPTSVEVYVISRGAKAEAQSLQIAQALRQAGFCTELDLSGSAFSKQFKRASRSGATWAVALGDAEAAAGEVQLKHLPTGQQQTLLQADLVKYLVSQR comes from the coding sequence ATGGAGATGATCCAGGCGGTGCGCGGCACCCGAGATATCCTGCCGCAGGAGGTACGGCTTTGGCAGCAGGTGGAGGCCAGCGCCCGCGAGATCTTGGGGCGAGCCAACTACCAGGAGATCCGCACCCCGATTCTGGAGCTGACAGAACTCTTTGCCCGCAGCATTGGCAGCGCCACCGACGTGGTGGGCAAGGAGATGTACTCCTTTAGCACCCGCGGCGAGCAGGAGGTGAGCCTGCGCCCCGAGAACACCGCCGGCGTGGTGCGGGCCTACATCCAGCATGGGTTGCAGGTGGCCGGCGATGTGCAGCGCCTCTGGTACTGTGGGCCGATGTTTCGCTATGAGCGTCCCCAAGCGGGGCGGCAACGCCAATTCCACCAGTTGGGGGTGGAGCTGCTGGGCAGCCGCGATCCCCGCGCCGATGCCGAGGTCATCGCCTTGGCCTGGGATCTGCTGCGGGCAGTGGGGGCGGAAAACCTCACCTTGCGGCTCAACTCCCTCGGGGATCCGCAGGATCGGCGGGCCTATCGCCAAGCCCTGGTGGACTACCTTACCCCTTTGAAGGAAGAGCTGGATCTGGACTCCCAGGAGCGCCTTGTCCGCAACCCGTTGCGCATCCTCGACAGCAAGGATCCCCATACCCGCACCATTGCTGAACAAGGGCCCAAGCTGCCCGATTACCTCAGTGCTGACTCGCGGGCCTTCTTCGAGCAAGTGCAGGCCCATCTCCAAGCCCTAGACATTCCCTATGAGCTGGATCCCTACCTGGTGCGCGGCCTGGACTACTACACCCACACCGCCTTTGAGATCGTCTCGCCGGAGCTGGGATCCCAGAGCACCGTCTGTGGGGGTGGCCGCTACGACGGTCTGGTGGAGGAGCTGGGCGGGCCTCCCACCCCGGCGGTGGGCTGGGCCATCGGCCTGGAGCGGCTGGTTTTGCTGCTGCAGAAGAAACAACAGGAGATTCCGCCAACATCGGTCGAGGTTTACGTGATCTCCCGCGGCGCCAAAGCGGAGGCCCAATCCCTTCAGATTGCCCAAGCTCTGCGCCAAGCCGGCTTCTGCACCGAGCTGGATCTCAGCGGCAGCGCTTTCAGCAAGCAGTTCAAGCGGGCCAGCCGCAGCGGTGCGACCTGGGCTGTCGCGCTGGGGGATGCGGAAGCTGCGGCCGGGGAGGTGCAGCTCAAGCACTTGCCCACGGGGCAGCAGCAAACCCTCTTGCAAGCTGACCTGGTGAAGTATTTGGTGTCCCAGAGGTGA
- a CDS encoding 16S rRNA (uracil(1498)-N(3))-methyltransferase has product MVLSERTHDLSSLPRLAIDPAQRDAGGVLRLTGPQEHYLQRVRRLKPGDPFLVLDGSGKLWLAHWQPQGSQVMGEVEALPRELPVYLHLGLAVVKGPGFDEVFRQVTELGAARITPLLTERTVVEPGWGRRERWQKIVQEAAEQCERLRWPQVDPPTPWTSWLAELKADWWGIAVARENAPLLLQALPKLRLSERDPVLAVAIGPEGGWTEAERRQAEAHGGVPVSLGTTILRSTTAAVAASSQVAATYSCWGLAQAQLAPSAMGNAAADSR; this is encoded by the coding sequence ATGGTGCTGTCTGAACGCACGCATGACCTGAGTTCTCTGCCCCGCCTGGCCATCGACCCGGCTCAACGGGATGCCGGCGGTGTTCTCCGTTTAACCGGCCCGCAAGAGCACTACTTGCAGCGGGTGCGCCGCCTCAAGCCGGGGGATCCGTTCTTGGTTTTGGATGGCTCCGGCAAGCTGTGGCTGGCCCATTGGCAGCCGCAGGGATCCCAGGTTATGGGCGAGGTGGAGGCGCTGCCGCGGGAGCTGCCCGTTTATTTGCATCTGGGCTTGGCAGTGGTCAAGGGGCCGGGGTTTGACGAGGTGTTTCGCCAGGTCACCGAGCTGGGAGCGGCGCGCATTACCCCTCTGCTGACGGAGCGCACCGTGGTGGAGCCGGGATGGGGCCGGCGGGAACGCTGGCAGAAAATTGTGCAGGAGGCCGCCGAACAATGTGAGCGGCTGCGCTGGCCCCAGGTTGATCCCCCTACCCCTTGGACAAGTTGGCTGGCCGAGCTCAAAGCCGATTGGTGGGGCATTGCTGTGGCGCGGGAGAACGCTCCCCTCCTGCTGCAAGCCCTGCCGAAGCTGAGGCTCTCGGAGAGGGATCCCGTCTTGGCGGTGGCCATCGGCCCAGAAGGCGGCTGGACGGAGGCCGAGCGCCGTCAGGCGGAAGCCCATGGCGGAGTGCCGGTTTCCCTGGGCACCACCATTTTGCGCTCCACCACCGCCGCTGTGGCTGCCAGCAGCCAAGTGGCCGCCACCTACTCCTGTTGGGGTTTAGCTCAGGCTCAGCTTGCCCCGTCGGCAATGGGGAACGCGGCTGCCGATAGCCGATAA
- the secG gene encoding preprotein translocase subunit SecG yields the protein MEAFFEFLWSASAVLLVILVLLHSPKGDGLAGIGGQAQLFSSSKSAEQNLNRITWTVATLFLSISVVLGAGWLSAATGP from the coding sequence ATGGAAGCCTTCTTCGAGTTCCTTTGGTCTGCCTCGGCCGTTTTGCTGGTGATACTGGTGTTGTTGCATAGCCCCAAAGGGGATGGGCTGGCGGGCATTGGCGGCCAGGCCCAATTGTTCTCCAGCTCCAAAAGTGCCGAGCAGAACCTCAACCGCATCACCTGGACGGTGGCCACCCTCTTCCTCTCCATCAGCGTGGTGTTGGGGGCAGGCTGGCTCTCGGCAGCCACAGGCCCCTAG
- the panB gene encoding 3-methyl-2-oxobutanoate hydroxymethyltransferase has translation MAALSIHHFRQAKQAGQPLVALTAADYATAQILDRAGIDLILVGDSLAMTSLGHSSTLPLTLEQMIHHAQAVRRGVERAFLVADLPFLSYQVCKEQALLSAGRLMKEAGVNGVKLEGGYPDMVETVAFLVQRGIPVLGHIGLTPQAKHQLGGYRQQGKTPSEAERLRQEALSLERAGAFALVLEHMPAELAAQITQQVGIPTLGIGAGPACDGQILVTHDLLGLSERIPPFAKAYANLREVIREAVEAFVGDVHQRLFPPT, from the coding sequence ATGGCTGCCCTTTCCATTCACCACTTTCGCCAGGCCAAACAGGCGGGTCAACCGTTGGTGGCCCTCACGGCTGCTGACTACGCCACAGCGCAGATCTTGGATCGGGCCGGGATCGACTTGATCTTAGTAGGCGACAGCCTGGCCATGACCAGCTTGGGGCACAGCAGCACCTTGCCCCTGACTCTGGAACAGATGATCCACCACGCCCAGGCAGTGCGCCGCGGCGTAGAACGAGCCTTTTTGGTGGCCGACTTGCCTTTCTTGAGCTACCAAGTCTGCAAAGAGCAGGCCCTCCTCTCGGCAGGACGTCTGATGAAGGAGGCAGGGGTGAATGGGGTGAAGCTGGAGGGGGGCTACCCAGACATGGTGGAAACAGTGGCCTTTCTGGTCCAGCGAGGGATCCCGGTCTTGGGCCACATCGGCCTCACCCCACAGGCCAAACATCAACTGGGGGGGTATCGCCAGCAGGGGAAAACCCCCTCGGAGGCGGAGCGGCTGCGCCAGGAAGCCCTGAGCCTAGAGCGAGCAGGAGCCTTTGCCCTGGTTTTGGAACACATGCCGGCGGAATTGGCTGCCCAGATCACCCAGCAAGTCGGGATCCCGACTCTGGGGATTGGGGCTGGCCCGGCCTGCGACGGCCAAATTCTCGTCACCCACGACCTGCTCGGCCTCAGCGAGCGGATCCCGCCCTTCGCCAAAGCCTACGCCAACCTGCGAGAGGTGATCCGAGAAGCGGTGGAAGCCTTTGTCGGCGATGTTCATCAGAGACTGTTTCCCCCCACTTAG